The sequence AACAAAAAGGAGATGCCAAAGCACCTCCTTTCTATATTAATTTTTTATTATATTATTCAAATTTCAATACAAACATAATCGCTCTTGTCTGTAAAGTAGATACTGCTGCAGACCAATAAGGTGGAGTTGTAGCGTTATCAGCAACCATTTCGTTGTTCATAAAGAACGTTCCTCTTACAGCTGGAGTCAATTTAAATTTATTGAAATAAAACTGAATTCCCATCTCTGCAGACCATGCAAAATTATGCGTTGTAGATCTAAAAACCTGTTGTTGGTTATCATCCTCTGAATCAGAATTCGACTGTAAATTAACGATGTAATTCACACCCGCCGCAACGTAGGGTCTTGAGTTGTACCATCTTTCACCATGAAATTCAAGCATAACAGGAATATCTACCAAAGTAGACTTAACCTCTCTTACTTTATCTTTTTCAGTTAATAAAATCGGAGTAAATGCAGGATTCGTTAAACTTCCATTTTGATAAAT comes from Chryseobacterium sp. 3008163 and encodes:
- a CDS encoding porin family protein, with product MNKFLLKALVLASVSIATFADAQFRTRNRMDKLEDFDQQKFSWGFYLNGNILDYRIVHNPRYGMADNQNLVSSKSSTSFGAGLIAKFRVHDYLDVRLEPGLQFAQRQLTFNTQGNDIYQNGSLTNPAFTPILLTEKDKVREVKSTLVDIPVMLEFHGERWYNSRPYVAAGVNYIVNLQSNSDSEDDNQQQVFRSTTHNFAWSAEMGIQFYFNKFKLTPAVRGTFFMNNEMVADNATTPPYWSAAVSTLQTRAIMFVLKFE